Genomic window (Equus asinus isolate D_3611 breed Donkey chromosome 8, EquAss-T2T_v2, whole genome shotgun sequence):
gaaaaagttggAGAGCACATACTTGcctatttcaaaacttactaaaaagcaACACTTATCAAGACTGTGAGGtgctggcataaggacagacatataggtcaatggaatagaattaagagtctagaaataaacctatgTTTATCTATGTTTGAATGATTTTGTCATTGGGGTGTCAAGCCTATCTAatgaggaaagaacagtcttttcaacaaatgcgcgggaacaactggatagccacatgcagaagaatgaagttgggccTTTATCTCACATCCtacaaaaaaataactcaaaatggatcaaagacataaatacaagaggcaaaactataaaactcttgagGGAAAACAGGAGTAAATCTTTGAGTTTGGCCATAGTTTCTTAGATAGGATACCAAAAGAACGAGCcacaaaataaagagataaattggactacatttaaatgaaaaattgggGGCTCAAATAATActctcaagaaagtgaaaagataacccacagaatggaagaatatactcgcaaatcatatatctgatgtgGCACTTGTattataacatataaagaactcttaagactcaataataaaaagatgaggTACCCAatttaaaacatgggcaaagaatctgaataaacatttttccaaggaagatatacaaatggccaatcagcatacgaaaagatgctcatgGGGACAGTCTGGTGATGTAGCGCTTAACTTTGCGCACTCCATCGACtgcgatggcccagggtttgctggttcggatcctgggcgcagacctatgcactgcttatctagccacactgtggcaggtgtcccacatataaaatagaggaagctggggacagatgttagctcagggctaatcttcctcaaaaaaaaaaaaagatgcttgacGTCAATAAACATCAAGGAAATGCTAATcataaccacaatgagatactacttcatacccataaggatggctgtaatcaaaaagGCGGATAATATTCAGTAttggtgatgatgtggagaatttgaaaccctcatacactgctggtggggatataaaatgatgcagctgctttgggaaacagcttggcagttcctcaaaagtttacACATAtagttgccatatgacccagcacttCTATTCCTAGGtacctacccaagagaaatgaaaacatatgtccacacaaacacttggacacaaatgttcacagcatcgTTAttcagaaaagccaaaaaaaaaaaaaggaaataagtgtCCATCAACCAATGAGTagtggacaaataaaatgtgttatcCATACATTGAAATATTACTTGGTCATAAGAAAcaatgaagtactaatacatgctaccACATGAATAaatcttgaaagcattatgctaagtgacagaagccagacacaaaaggccacatactgtatgattccattgttaggaatgtccagaataggtaaatttaTAGAAACAAATGTATAGAACGGTGGGAATGGGGTGTGTCTATGATGGGTACCAGGTTtgcttttggagtgatgaaaatgttccaaaattagattgtggtaatgttttcacaactctgtgactatacaaaaaatcactgaattgtgtactttaaacgAGTGCATTTTACAGGACATGAAATATGTCTCAATTAATCTGTGTTAGTTATACacggctcagggtctctcatgagctCCGTCACAGTGTTGGCTGGGGCCGCGTAGCTGGAATCGCACGTCCACAGTGAGGCAGTTATCAACTTGCCTCACCatcataattggagacttcaatacccctctgtcagaaatggacagatccagaaGGCATAAATTcctaaggacatagttgaactcaagaCTGCagctcccagcttcccttgcagcaaGGTTTGGCCAAGCAACCAAGTTCTGGCCAAAGGGATGGAAACCAAAGTATAGTCAGTTTACAGGAATCCTTAAGAGACAGCTGTTTCCTGGGATGTGGATGGGAGGTAACCGTAGCTATGGAGGCCACGTAGATGAAAGGACAAGATGGAAGTAGCCGGGGTCCTTGAAGCCACGCAAATTTCTCTCTAgacttttctgaggaagagaaatAGGCTCGGTAAGCCACTGTTACTTTGGGAGTTTTGTCACGCACAGCGGGCCTAAGTCTAAGTAACACCAAACCTGTTAAGAAATAGACCCAGGAGTTGGATTGTGGACAGCAGGTCAGTGTTTAAATGAGAGCTGGATTAGGGACTATGGCTTCACCTACAACCAAAGATGTGCGGTTCTACTATTAGCACGCTCTAAGTCGAGGTCTGGAGCTGATAAATTAGAAGTGCAGTCTATAGAGCGGACCTCTAGCCAGCCAGAGGTTTCTTAAGTCCTAGTGTGCACgtgagtcacctggggagcttgttggTACACACCTTCTGACTCCATGGGTCTAGGGTGGGAGCTGAGAGTCTGCTTTTCTATTAAGTTGCCAAGTGCAAATGCTGCTGGTCCGAGGATCACACTTGGGGTAGTAAGCATTCATTTCATACCCCACTGAAGTCAATCAGAGCCAAATCTGAGCCAGTCCTGGGCCCCGCCCCCAGTGCACTTACTGCATGGAGTCTCAGGGGAGGAGTTAGCAAGAGGTTGAGAGAAGACGATTCTGACTCGCTCCTTCTCAAACCCGACTGCACGTTGGACACCTGGGGAGCTTCAAAACATGCTGATGTCTAAAGGCCCACCCCCCTGAGATCCTGGCTCTGGGGTGATCTGGGAACTGGGAGGTTGAAAAACCTTCCAGATGATCCCAAGGGGCAGCCAAGGCTGGAACCCACTGCCCTAGAGGGCCAGTGTTCTGGGGGGAGTTCTTGTTCATAGGGTGAGGCGAGAGCTCTGGGAAAGGAAGAGTCCCTCCCCGCTGCGGGCTGAGACCACGGTAAGGTGAGAGAGGCCTCTGCCTGGGTGTTAAGGTaaagtggggtgggggttggaaactctcaaaattcaggaatcaagataaaaatttaaaacactctttttaaatatcaacattaacacaCGGAAATCCATgatgaataaaatatcaaaattttacatAAAGATGGGTGTGTAAGCGTGCTGTGCAGAGCCATCCTGGAGCGTGAGGCACGAGGAAAGCGGTCATCTTGGCCATAGGCTGCACTTGCCAGCATTCTGTACTCCGAACCCCTCGGGCTAAACAGCCAGCTGTGAACACTGGAGACAGGGCTGCGCCCCCAGCTTGTGAGCCCCTCGGTCACCTGAGCCTGGGGAAAGAGATGGGCGGGTCAGCCTCCGCCCTCAGATGGTTCTGAAATGGGCCATGGCAGTCCTTTAAGTAAATTAACCAAGACCATGAGAAGAAGAatagcagacatttattgagttctaggtgctttacaaatattgacttatttaatcctcacatcatcTTATGAGGGAAATGCTATTGTTACCCCTATCTGCAGGCAAGGACGCTGGGGCACAGAGGTTCAGTATATTTGCCCAAAATTAACACAGCAAGTAAGAAGCTAAGTTGGGAATCAAACCCAGACGGTCTGGCTCCAAAGTCCGTGCTCATGACCACTAGCCTCAATGTTGTGACCCAGGTCAAAAACGCTCCCCTCATTCCCATTTCTGTCCCATGGTGTGCAGCGTCCCGTCATGGTTTCAACAGAGCTCTGTAACAAATCTGCACAGTAACATTACAAGTACCCTGAAAAAACAACCAATCAACCCCCAAATAACGTTAGTAATGGAATGACCAAATTTGAATAATGCGAACCTTTGCTCTTTATTAAATTTCAGGGATGAAGTTAAGGTCACCAAATTAAGCTGGAAGTTACAGGTCACAGAAATCTGAGTACTGACCGTTTTCCTATGCTGGTTGTCACTGCTctggcggggcgggggtggggcacGGGCCGGAGCGGTAGGGGGCGTCACCGGATCGTGTACTTGTCCCACTTCTTCTCGGGGTCGTAGGGCTCCCAGCGGCTGGCGGGGAAGATGTGCTTGTTCTTCTCGTACCAGCTCCGCAGCACCACCTTGCCGGCGTGCGACTCGTCCTTCTCCATGGTGGCGTCGCTCAGCAGCCGCACGTCGTCGTGCACGTCGAAGTTGAAGAGCGGCCCGCTCTTGCCCCGGGCCTTGGTGACGAGGAAGTCGTAGAAGGTGTGGTAGTGGGGCAGGATCAGGTCCTCTTTGATGTACATGAGCTGCTCCACGCCGGCCGCGCGCAGCTCGCGGAAGTCCTTGCGCAGACCCTGCAGGGCCTTCTTCAAAAACTGCTGCACCGTGCCGCCCTTGTGGATCCACACCGTGCGCCGGTGCCCCGAGCCGTCCCAGTAGCTGAAGGTCACCTCCATCTCCTCGCGCTTCACCCTCTCGCGCTTGGCCTCCCACTCGCGCCGCAGCTCCTCCCGCAGCCGGTTCTCTTCCTCCTCGCGCTCGCGGTCGGGCAGGAAGCTCGTGTCCACGTCGGGGTTCTTCCCCAGGTGCTTCTTCCTCCTGCTCATCTCCGCCGACTTGGGCCGCTCCCCAGCCGCCGCGCCCTCGGCGCCCTCGTCGCCCTCGTCCGGCGAGAAGGACAGGCTGGAGATCTTGCGCTTGCGCTCCTGCCTGCGCTCCTGCTCGCGCAGCGCATCCAGCCGCAGCCGCTGCGCCTCCAGCTGCTCCCTCTTGGCCAGCTGCATCTCCCGCTCCCTCATCAGGGCCTCCTGCTTGGCCTTCATGTCATTCAGGGTCACCAGACCCACCGTGCTCGACTTCAGCTCGGCCTCCACGGCGTCGTAATGGGCAGAGAATTTCTTGTCCACCTTCGACTTCATGATGGTCTCCTCGGCGATCCGCTGCTTCAGCACCGCCATCTGCTCCTTCTGCTTTTCGCGCTTCTTGATCAGGTGCATGGCCCGGCCGGCCTCGCGCATGGTGCCCTTGTACTGAGCCATGCCCGCTGCTCGGCGCGCTCAGAGCGACGCCTGCTTCCAGTGCCTTTCCGATGCCTGGGAATTGCGGGGCTAACTCATGGATTCTGcatcagtgaaaaaaaaacaCCTGAGTTAGAGAGGGACCAAAATAACAGTTTGATTAGTGTCCTAGCTCGGTGCATTCTAATAGAACTTTCCAcgatgatggaaatgtcctgtaGCTGGGCTGACCCATAGGTAGCCATTTGAGGCTACTGAGAGCTTGAAAGGTGGCTAGTGCCATCGAGGcgctgattttttattttgtcaattaaTGTAAACTTAAATAgctacatgtgactagtggctctCATTCTGGACAGTGTAAGGCTGGGTTTTGGGAGCTGCACATGGAGACAATTGGGCTACAGAGCAGTTACCTGTTGAGGTCTCCTCACCTGTCCAGGTACCCCTGGACAAACACAGACGTGCCAGAGTCAGAGCACCCAGACAGCAGGCCTGCAGTGGACCTGGGTCTGGATCCGGGTGTGTTGACCCCAGGAAAACAGAGTCTGAGAGGAAAATGCaccccaccgtcccctgccaagGCTCGGCCTGGAGGAGAGAGCACCCATCTCCTCAGCCAGATGCACGGCTCCACCCGAGGACATGGCAAATGAGGacagaagaggcagagagaagtgtCTGCCAGTACTTCCCTAGAGGGTGGCAATGCTAACGTGTAAGTTCCTGTTATATGTTACCTGCAAGGCAGGGCCGTGTCCGTTGCTGTCCCCACCTCTCCCGTAGGAATCATGCCTGCAGTGAGTATTTGTTGAGTCCGCCTTATGCCCAGTGCTAAAGTGAGCAGAATCAGTGTGGTCCAGCCCTGCTCACTGTGGGAAACGGGGCGTCTAGGGAACTGGAGAAGGCACAGGTCGTCTAGGTACAAAACTGCCTTCCTGGTGTTCCAGCCAAAGCAGAGTAAGGCCTCCCCCGATCTAACGTGACTCAACTTGAGCAGATGGTCCTCCCTTGGGACCCGTCCCATCCTGCCTCATGCAGCGCAGCTCCCCCTCCTGCTGAACCCTCACCCCAGTGAGCATCCAACCATCCCCCGCCTCCCAGAATGTTCTACAGTGCCCTCTGGAATGCAGCACCTCATCAGCAAGCTGTCCTAAATCCTCAGccacctcttcctccctccactgGGACCTGGCTGCTCCCTGAGGAGACCACTTCTCCCCGCACCTCCCTAAAGCAGAGGTTGTCGTCCTCCCACATTCCACAGCATCTCAAGGTCCAAAGTGGGATGAGTGTCTTTGCAGTTTCAAAaccatttcttctattttcttgaaaACTCCCAGCTCCCTTGAAGCACATTGGATCCAGCGATACCAGCCCCACTATTGCTGTCATCTCTAGAATTCCCTGTTCTCCTCCTGAATTCTTGTGGATTAGCACTTGGCTcacctgccttcctcctccatccGTCACAGTCCTGGATTCTGTCATCAGCATGACccggccaacaccttgatctcctCACTTCTGATAATCTCTTCCTTTGCCACATCCTAGTTCTTATCACCTTCCGTAAGTGTGCAGCTCCAAAAGCTTAACTCCATCACCTCCTTTTCTTTCCACTTACTGTAGTACCCAACTCCAGCTGTCCTCTGATAACTGAGACCCCATCTCCTCTCCATAGTCATCACACCCTCATGTGCTTAATCCCTCCTTACTCCCCAGAGATTGCACATATTCCTAACTCTCTCAtactcctttccttcctgttGTTCTCACTCGGAAAAGCTCTAATCCTGGTTAAACCTAGCCCTTGTCTTCTCAACTCCTAAACTCAGGCAGTGAATATTGCTGGAGACAATGGCACAACCATTGCTGGCTAGTCTGACTTTAAATTCATGACCTCAAACTTCCAAAGGGGACTTAAGACTGCTTAGAAATTCTGTCATACTGCCCCAGTGAGTCTGCTGTCCTGCTCTCCAAGCCCATGACTTCATACTTCCTTCCTCCTGGACATCCTCACACCTCCAGCTCTCCCCCGCCTCTTCCACTCCCCACAGTGGGCTGGGAAACATTGACCAGCAGCACACTGGATGTAGTTCTTTCTTCTAATTCAAACACAGATAATCTTGGGTAATAGAATCCTACCCCCTCCCAAATTTCATAACTAGTTAGATCTTTTCTGTATAGCAGTTTCGCACAAATGTGTGTTCTGTGAAAAAGGGGATCTCAGCTCAGATAACCACGAGAAACTCTGAGTTAGAGAAAGTGTAACAGCTTCTTTACTGTGAGTCTTTGATATGCTTGTTTCCGCTCTGACTCTCCAAGAGCGGGTAGAGGATTTCGTGTTTCCCAAAAGTTTTGGATTATTAAATGTTTCTCCCTCTACAGAGTATCTGTTAACATTTCTTGAAACTAGTGGTTCATGGGACCAGTTTGGAAAAACTGGCTGTGAAATACATGCCAGCCTTTCAGCCTAGCCCCTTCTAAAAGCAAAGATGCCTGTGAGCACAACCTCAATAAGAAACCCTTTATCATATGAGGATAAAACATGACACCTACACACCAAGAAGAAAATATCGTGGTGGTGTCACCACTCACCAAGTTGGCCAAACAAGAAATCTAGGTGTTTTCCTGGACTATTGTCATAatcaattaccaaaaaaaaaaaaaaaagcccaaaacacCTCTGATAGATTTTCTTATTCTCTGCTTTCTCATCACTTGCCTTAATCCAGGAATCGTGCTTTTCTTTTCCACATACAGCCTCCTCACAGGTGCCctctcatcagtccgttctcatTCTTGCCTATCTTCTATACACTAGCCAGTGATCCTCATAAGAAGTAAACCTGATAATGTCATTCTCCGACGTGAAAATCTTCTCCAACTCTCCCTTTTAAGATCAAATTGGAATCCTTCATTTTTCCTGCCAGCTTTCTAATAACCGAATCCACTCACCCATTTCCCAACACTCCACGCCACCCAGGAGCCACACTGAACTTTTCACTGTTCCTGAATAGAAGATGCTCATTCATAACTCTTACCTTTGGACACACTCTTCCTGGAAGTCCTGCTTGACACTGTGCCAGCCCTCAAGATCAGCTCGGCTGTCGTCTAAAGAAAACCTCTAGCACCCTCCATGCCACCCCACCCACAGATGCACAA
Coding sequences:
- the FAM50B gene encoding protein FAM50B, with the protein product MAQYKGTMREAGRAMHLIKKREKQKEQMAVLKQRIAEETIMKSKVDKKFSAHYDAVEAELKSSTVGLVTLNDMKAKQEALMREREMQLAKREQLEAQRLRLDALREQERRQERKRKISSLSFSPDEGDEGAEGAAAGERPKSAEMSRRKKHLGKNPDVDTSFLPDREREEEENRLREELRREWEAKRERVKREEMEVTFSYWDGSGHRRTVWIHKGGTVQQFLKKALQGLRKDFRELRAAGVEQLMYIKEDLILPHYHTFYDFLVTKARGKSGPLFNFDVHDDVRLLSDATMEKDESHAGKVVLRSWYEKNKHIFPASRWEPYDPEKKWDKYTIR